TTGAAGAAACAAACAATGGTCGTGACTTGCTGTTGCAAATACGTGGGGAAAGCTTATGTTGGGAGGGTAGGGGCGGGTGCAAAGTGGGGACTAGGTTTAGGGTTGCTTAATGGGatttttaaaatagtttaattaagcactaattgAACCTAATATGAAAATTAAGGGATAAAAAGGGTTTTGAGCCCATTAAGCTTAAAAATAAACCCATCGAGCCCAAAaaactcccgaaaaatattttgtttgggtacgtttttgaaaatattgctcgTGCCCTCGAAAAGCCCcctgattcgataaaatttgtgtaccgattaaaaatatgACCCGGCGAGTAAAAATACCTAACAAAGCCCAATTTTCGAAAAACAACCTTAAAAACActtcatattaattaattaaaattaatcattcaataaaatatttttcctgataATCCCCGGTCTCTGTTACTCGTTTgagcgtgaaatgcaacttaaaaccaCAATGCATGAAACTTCAAAATAGTCGCAAAATAAACCCtaatcatgcaataattatgcattaaataaacaaaaatcattacacacatattttaaataaaaccatagattgcatgcattcggGTTACGCAGTTTAATTTTCTTGGACCTTACAACTTTCCTCCCCTTAAaacaaaatttcgtcctcgaaatttaaaatataccaAATAACTCTAGGTAGCGATTCCTTATCTCGGCTTCAGTCTCCCAAATAGCCTCCTCCTCGGAATGATTCAGctacttgactttgaccatggGGATCACCTTGTTCTAGTGCCTACTCCTGTATATCCCATATCTGTGTGGGTCTCTCCTCGAATGACAGGTTCGGTGTCAGCTGAAGTGGCTCAtagttcagcacatgcgaagggttTAACATGTAATTCCGCAGCATAGAGACATAGAACACATTATGAAATCTTACCAGGTTCGACGGCAAAGCAACTCTTTGAGCGAGTGTACCAACTCTCTTTAAGATTTCGAACGGTCCGATGGGTCTAGGGCTGAGCTTGcccttcttcccgaatatcatcacacccttcatcggtGCGACCCTCACAAATATGTGATCCCTTACTGCAACCTCAAGATCCCTATGCCGCTGATCTGCATAACTTTTCTGACGGCTCTTAGTGGTCCTTATCCTGTCCCGAATCCTGACCACTAACTCTGCGGTCTGCCTGATAATATCCGGCCCCATTTATGCCCTCTCTCCTACATCGTCCCAATATACTGGTGACTTGCACTTTCTCTTGTACAAtgcctcatatggagccataccaatcGATTCCTGGTAActattgtatgtgaactccacaagaggtaacTTCGGCTTCCAGCTGCCATGAATGTCGATCATGCGAGCTCTGAGTaggtcctccagaatctgaatcaccctctctgactgcTCGTCAGTCTGAGAATGAAAGGGGGTACTGAATAGCAGTTTAGTACCCACACCAGATGCAGACTCTTCAAAACGCAGACGTGAACCTCGGATCCTTGTCTGACACAatggacactggaatcccatgccgCTATCTCTCTAATGTATAGATCTGCGTATTGAGTCATGGTGAAGGTATTCTTGATCGGTATAAAATGAGCTAACTTAGTGAGCCGATCAACGATCACCCATATGACATTATATCATCAAGTCGTCCTTGGGAGCCCtttcacgaaatccatggtgatattctcccattttcaCTCGAGAATTAGGAGTGGCCTAAGCTTCCCTGCAGGTTTCTaatgctctgccttgacttactaacatgtcaaacactcggagacGAATCACATAATATCTCTCTTCGTGCCCGACCACCAATAAAGAGACAGAAGACCCTTAttcatcttcgtactccctggatggatgGAGTACGATGTGCTGTGGGCCTCGCACAATATATCTGCTCCCAGGGAATCAGTGTCAGGAACCTACAGTAGGTCCTTATATCTGACTATGCAATTAACAACTGAATACAGCTTCTGGCCTTTAGCCTCGTCCCTCTGTCTCCACTTTTGTAACTGCTCGTCAGAAGTCTGCCATGTCCAAATTCTGTCTCTAATGTTGGCTGAACTATCAGGGTAGGAAGATTTGGGCATCGCCCCTGGCATAATCTGCAAGCtaaaacctctgaatctctgcCTGCAACGGTCTCTGTACCGACAAATGAGCAATCAATGCGTTCTTCCTGCTCAGGGCATCTGCAACCACATTAGCCTtacctggatggtagctaatgtcacaatcgtaaTTCTTCACTAGCTCTAGCCATGCcctttgtctcatgttcaactctctttgtgtgaagaagtatttcaggctcttgtggtcAGTTAAAATCTtacacttctccccatacaggTAATGTCTCTAGATCTTCAGGACGAATAGCACTGCTGCTAGCTCAAGGTCATGATtcagataattcttctcatgaaacTTCAGATGTCGGgacgcataagctataactttgTCCTATTGCATCAAACTGCGTCCAAActgagcttcgaagcatctgtATATATTACAAACTCACCCCGCCCTGATGGCATCGCAAGAACTGGTGTTGTTGTCACTGCTTGCTTTATTCTGTCAAAGCTCTCCTGGCACTCTGATCCTCAGATAaacttggcattcttcttcgtcaaggcggtcataggcactgcaatagaagagaagccctgaataaacttcctgTAATATCCAGCCAATCTCAAGAAGCTATGGACCGCTTTCACGCTCTTAGGCACTGACCAATCTCTGATTGCCTCAACTTTACTGGGGTCGACCTCTATACCATCTTGAGatacaatgtggcccaagaatgccAATCTGTCaagccagaactcacacttaccGAACTTGGCATACAGCTGtctgtcctctaaagtctgcaGTACGGCCCTCAAatgctgactgtgctcctctTTGCTCTTCAAATAGAACAagatgtcatctatgaaaactATGATGAACTGGTTCAAGTATGGCTAaaacacgcgattcatgagatcaatGAAGATCGCTGACGCGTTCGTCAGTCCGAAGGGCATCACAaaaaactcatagtgcccatatcgcGTCCTGAACGCCGTCTTATGCACATCGGACTATCTAaccttcagctgatggtatccggATCGGAGATTTATTGCATAGCTCAAAAATCAGTATACGTGaatcccatgcatttatttaatgattaaatattttatttaagtttaaaatggtTTTATtggtcatgatttatttaaaatgcattattttaaattaaatatgtttatgtgatgcacgttaaaaatttttcttaagtttcatgtttcaagcgaatattcgatgcgggatcgaggaaaagagaccggagacgatttttggtaattttaaaacgtggtaatttattttaaattaagtttggggtattttaaattatttgttaAGTTTCAGCATTATTAAatcctaaattatttatttaggaattttagagttttaaaacttttatagtttagcaagtgtgcattttatttttaattgaggGATTCTAGTAAAGTTAGTGGTTGATTAACATTTAATTAGtcgttaaattttaattaagtaaTTTTTATTCCCCTAAATTTTTAcctaaacacacgcacacacaccactaacacacacacacattcacgtaAACACCCAGACACAATCacttttagttttattttattttgagagagcaaaacctagggttcttcctCATTCAGCAGCCGCCCATTCCTCTGATTATTTCTAGAGAGTTTTCATCATTTCGTTGCAAGAAACAGTgccacgatcgtcccggatcaagcctcgctccgttcccACGTCGGTATCGCCATTTGGATATTTCTAATTGtctaaaggcacgtatattctgtttttTTTCCTATGTCGATCTTGTAATAGTATAAATTTAATGTGTTTTGTGTGAAAACAGTAGTATGTTACGTagtagtttgagcagaaaattttTTGGATGTGTTTTGAAGAagtttttagatctcaaaactcgtttttgctgttcttttaaatactgcgattttccGGTCGCTTTCATGGAAAACCTTTCAACATATGAAAtgtataactttttgataccttcgatttgatataagattcgaaatatttggataaaaattgagtgagttatgacagTTTTCGTGGGGCTGCTCAAACTacgttttctgaaaattttgttattgaCGTATTCTTCAAGTTTATTTCTttcaggcttcgttgggaacgtTGGGTGAGTGCTGCTATGTTTAATGATGGTGAGTATTATGTGGGATTGATGTTTGGTGCTTCGTCTTGGGTCGATAGGCATTTagttgcattagaagtcgtagaaagtattttggtgtcaaaagttatgtttatggattttgttGCGTAGTTGTTGTGAGTCGTTGTTTTGGGGACATTTGTTTGAGTTGAATCCATGTCATAGCATCCTAAGATGAGTCTCGTTAAATCGGTTCGAGTCGTTTGAGCGTGACTTTTAACATTGCATCAAAATGAGTTATTTTGGGTTGGTAGTGCGCACGATTAGCGCCGCAGCACTCGCCAGGCGCCTGTTCTGCGCAAGCCAAGCGCCGCGGCGCTGCCCTTGTGGCGCCGCAGCGCTAGTtcctagcgcctaggcgctggaGCACTgtccagcgcctaggcgctcgtccatgactttttaaaacacTATTTTAGGTTCATGTCTTCTATATTTTGGGAAATTTTAACACATCATGTTAGGATTTATCACGGGAGTTGATGTCATGGCTTAGTACAGTGATTAAaggaggtcaagtcccgagtgattaAGAACGTCATAAAAAATTTGTCATTTTGGGTGGTGAGCACGATCATTATGTCCAAGTATGGAAATTAAGTGCTTGAACTCtagttagtatgttgcagcagctgccccaagtgagatccaacgaatccctcaacgccaagtaaatatgtttggcgtgcaaagaaaatactttCAAGTTTttaaggtatgctaaatgtctcgtGACCCattatgtatgggattggaaaacggtaaagcatgaccagggacctaTCCACcacgttaaatcatgaacgagtttagatcatgattggaaagcgttaaagcatgaacgtgaACAATCCACcagttaaagcatgaacggggatctcatgtatgtagCAGTGGATCTTCCATGTcagcctagtactgtggtttagtctgatcatgcgtatttatgtatgggtcacttgctttgaaacattcctctacgcaaaataatgaagttatgtatttacaagtatgcaagcaggTTTATAAAAAGTTTTCACGTAtattgaaaggatcggttaaacgaataaagagtgtttagaaggggggttgaataaacactcctcaaatttaaatattcttcgacaatttgagtttagttttgttacaaactgatactAGGTATCACATCGGTCAATGACAATAAGTTAAACTGAatgaaacagttgcggaaaataaactgactgaaagatagattatctaactgaaaaataataactgaagtaaagataacacaatttgtttctggatgttcggagacttgaataactcctacgtcaccccttctatcacgaagataggatatccactaaaagactttgatcaaatacaatataatgcactgacccacttcagtttggacttatcactttgcctcaactgaaactcttagtatataacacttttatagatggtaactgatcttagcacaacttagaaaaacttatcaaagattacacaGTGCTATTTAAGATcgagaatgtagccttgaatgctactgatataactagtaaacgtgagcttttaacttctgaatgtgagtagatatttttgcagcgtaacatcAAGTAGAATGTAATAGCTAAAATCAGTCGTAGTTTCTTCGGCTGCTAtcttcgattatttataggcttctctctcaacggtaacattaaatgatatttgaatattctaaccgttgattgccacgtcgatatactctgacagtcgtacactgctttTTCTGAattgcggcgttccactacaagttgcaggtagttgtactatttgtcggttgttgttttcaactaatgatgtgtacagctgagagatcagctggtaaagagtcagttgacgagaatgactGAAGAGTTGTTCAGCTGAAAGAGCAGCTAGAGTCGATCAGTTAGCTAAATTCAGTTGTATAGTTCAGTTGGTTTatctttttgtcaaacaccggaaTTCAGTTTCTAACATatatgttatgtatgtatgctcaagtttaattgcaagttcaagttcatgtatttacgctctattttaaagttgcatgtagttttattacgtattactcgttacttccagtttatacgtgttgagtctttagactcactagatttgatcGATGCATGTGAGGATGATTTGGAGGAGACTAGGGGTggagaccaaggagcaggcttggactgagcaggaggctagacccgaggaccgcccaagtttttaagtttttttatgAAAAGTCAAATTATCTGATTTCACACTACTAGTTATGAGATTTTAAGcaaatacttttgtcaaactttaatTTTAGATCTTTTGTTTCATCTACATTTGCGACGTACGGTTTACTTTATCGAATTTGAAGTTTTATTActcttttaagaaaatttttaatttttccaca
This Primulina eburnea isolate SZY01 chromosome 2, ASM2296580v1, whole genome shotgun sequence DNA region includes the following protein-coding sequences:
- the LOC140824196 gene encoding uncharacterized protein, which gives rise to MGPDIIRQTAELVVRIRDRIRTTKSRQKSYADQRHRDLEVAVRDHIFVRVAPMKGVMIFGKKGKLSPRPIGPFEILKRVGTLAQRVALPSNLVRFHNVFYVSMLRNYMLNPSHVLNYEPLQLTPNLSFEERPTQIWDIQE